A single window of Flavobacterium sp. 140616W15 DNA harbors:
- a CDS encoding NRDE family protein, with the protein MCTVTFVNSKGKIILTSNRDEKVMRLSAIPPKNYIRKGKHLIFPKDSKAGGTWYVVDDEGTALVLLNGASVKHEVKLPYRKSRGLIVLDIIEHKSPKDFWSVINLENIEPFTLVLYEKNKLFQLRWDGFQKETIELNANENHIWSSVTLYSEEIREKRASWFASFLTGKDEISASEMLDFHRYTEKDNNENGLVINRDNKLKTLSITQAVVEKNKVTLGYYDLIINLDYLTSFITI; encoded by the coding sequence ATGTGTACAGTAACTTTTGTAAATAGTAAAGGAAAAATTATTCTGACTTCTAATCGGGATGAAAAAGTGATGCGGCTTAGTGCGATTCCGCCTAAGAATTATATTAGAAAAGGGAAGCATTTGATTTTTCCAAAAGATTCAAAAGCAGGAGGTACTTGGTACGTAGTAGACGATGAAGGAACAGCTTTGGTGCTCTTAAATGGTGCTTCAGTAAAACATGAAGTTAAATTACCTTATCGAAAAAGTCGTGGATTAATTGTTTTGGATATTATAGAACACAAATCACCAAAAGACTTTTGGAGTGTAATAAATTTAGAAAATATTGAACCTTTTACATTGGTTTTATATGAGAAAAACAAGCTTTTTCAGTTGCGTTGGGATGGTTTTCAAAAAGAAACGATAGAGTTGAATGCGAATGAAAATCATATTTGGTCTTCTGTTACTCTATATTCAGAAGAAATAAGAGAGAAAAGAGCCAGCTGGTTTGCTTCATTCTTAACAGGTAAAGATGAAATTTCAGCATCAGAAATGCTAGACTTTCATAGATACACTGAAAAAGATAATAATGAAAACGGATTAGTTATTAATCGTGACAACAAATTAAAAACATTGAGTATTACTCAAGCTGTAGTCGAAAAGAATAAAGTGACGCTAGGGTATTATGATTTAATTATAAATCTCGACTACCTAACATCATTTATTACAATTTAA
- a CDS encoding DinB family protein, whose protein sequence is MLLKSIKHSLDELTNLLDQLSDKEYSKPHGVLSDSSIGEHIRHILEMFQCLENSYDSGILNYDNRERDKCIETKIQFAKQFVLDVKSGLKSDNKIIYLEQNINGLTFRIQSNYYRELLYNLEHCIHHQALIKVALFQCDNVVLDKNFGVARSTIEYRKQCVQ, encoded by the coding sequence ATGTTATTAAAATCAATAAAGCACAGTTTAGATGAGTTAACAAATTTGTTAGATCAATTGTCGGATAAAGAATATTCAAAACCTCACGGAGTTCTAAGTGATTCAAGCATTGGGGAGCATATCCGACATATTCTTGAAATGTTTCAATGTCTTGAAAATAGTTACGATTCTGGTATTTTAAATTATGATAATAGAGAACGTGATAAATGCATTGAAACGAAAATACAATTTGCGAAACAATTCGTTCTTGATGTAAAATCAGGTTTAAAAAGTGATAATAAAATAATTTATTTGGAACAGAATATTAATGGTCTTACGTTCAGAATCCAGAGTAATTATTATAGAGAGTTATTGTACAACTTAGAACATTGCATCCATCATCAAGCGTTGATAAAAGTGGCTCTTTTTCAGTGTGATAATGTTGTATTAGATAAAAATTTTGGTGTAGCACGTTCTACAATCGAATATAGAAAACAATGTGTACAGTAA
- a CDS encoding DoxX family protein produces the protein MKTKHIAWILRIIASAILLQTLYFKFTGAPESIYIFSTLEVEPYGRIGTGIAELVVAILTLIPKTTWLGALGGCGIMIGAILSHLFVLGIEVKGDGGLLFWLALTTLICCLGLLYLNRNKILTLLK, from the coding sequence ATGAAAACGAAACACATAGCTTGGATTCTAAGAATAATTGCTTCAGCAATTCTATTGCAGACTTTGTATTTTAAGTTTACCGGTGCACCTGAGAGTATTTATATTTTCTCGACTTTAGAGGTTGAACCTTATGGAAGAATTGGAACTGGAATTGCTGAATTGGTTGTTGCGATTCTAACTTTAATTCCTAAAACAACGTGGCTAGGAGCTTTAGGCGGATGTGGTATTATGATTGGTGCTATTCTTTCGCATTTATTTGTTTTAGGAATTGAAGTTAAAGGTGATGGAGGGCTCCTTTTTTGGCTTGCTCTAACTACATTAATTTGTTGTTTGGGATTACTTTATCTAAATAGAAATAAAATACTTACCCTTTTAAAATGA
- a CDS encoding YHS domain-containing (seleno)protein codes for MKKIVAIVFVLVSITMFSQNDAKRITQFNLDNKVAIQGYDPVAYFKQNKAIKGKDDFKTSYMGVTYKFSSATNKDVFIKNPTVFEPQFGGWCAFAMGDSGDKVKINPETFKIIDEKLYLFYNAFFNNTLKRWNEDEINLKAKAENNWKRIYK; via the coding sequence ATGAAAAAGATAGTTGCAATAGTGTTTGTTTTAGTATCGATTACTATGTTTTCACAAAATGATGCGAAAAGAATTACTCAGTTTAATTTAGATAATAAAGTTGCTATACAAGGTTATGATCCTGTGGCTTATTTTAAGCAAAATAAAGCTATAAAAGGTAAAGATGATTTTAAAACATCTTATATGGGAGTTACTTATAAATTCTCATCGGCTACAAATAAAGATGTTTTTATCAAAAATCCTACGGTATTTGAACCACAATTTGGTGGATGGTGCGCTTTTGCAATGGGAGATTCGGGAGATAAGGTTAAAATAAATCCTGAAACGTTTAAAATCATTGATGAGAAACTCTATTTATTTTACAATGCTTTTTTTAATAATACTTTGAAAAGATGGAATGAAGATGAAATAAATTTAAAAGCAAAAGCAGAGAATAATTGGAAGAGGATATATAAATAA
- a CDS encoding peroxiredoxin-like family protein → MKKIICIALVAISSIIHAQSMMPKLATDISPLLIGEKIPNTTLKSSENKDIILLDLFKKKKTILVFYRGGWCPYCNAHLSALAEAEKQLLDLGYQIIAISSDSSNNLKITEEKDKLNYLLLSDSKGELAKAMGIVFEAPENYKLILNVHSNGGNKLFLPVPSVFILNKEGEIQFEYIAPDFKHRISTELLVAVAKNLK, encoded by the coding sequence ATGAAAAAAATAATTTGCATTGCTTTAGTGGCAATAAGCTCAATAATACATGCTCAAAGCATGATGCCCAAATTGGCAACGGATATTTCACCTTTATTAATAGGTGAAAAAATTCCAAATACTACTTTAAAATCATCAGAGAATAAAGATATTATTCTTTTAGATTTATTTAAAAAGAAGAAAACAATTTTAGTTTTCTATCGTGGCGGGTGGTGTCCTTACTGCAATGCTCATTTATCAGCTTTGGCTGAAGCCGAAAAACAACTATTGGATTTAGGATATCAAATTATCGCTATAAGTTCTGACTCGTCTAATAATTTAAAAATCACTGAAGAAAAAGATAAACTGAATTATTTGTTGCTTTCTGATAGCAAAGGAGAATTAGCAAAGGCAATGGGAATTGTTTTTGAAGCTCCAGAAAACTATAAATTAATTTTAAACGTACATTCTAATGGAGGTAATAAGTTATTCTTACCAGTACCTTCAGTCTTTATTTTAAATAAAGAAGGAGAGATTCAATTTGAATATATAGCACCAGATTTTAAACACCGCATATCTACTGAATTATTGGTTGCAGTTGCAAAAAACTTAAAATAA
- a CDS encoding Crp/Fnr family transcriptional regulator, giving the protein MYEDLKYWYLRDHKLFRTLSYGQIKQLCIITGFKKAEKGEIIYFSSSDLPRIFLLKKGNIKIVAVDEQGNETIKDIIQKGDLFGELTLETDKEANEYAKVLSEDVSICSFLMSDFEDLLLRNPSLALSYTKFVGLKMKRIKNNYSNLISKDARTRLIQFLKDWAEKEGVKAGNLVTIENYLTQNDIAQIICTSRQTATQLINELETNKLLIYNRKEIIIQDITKL; this is encoded by the coding sequence ATGTACGAAGATTTAAAATATTGGTATTTGCGTGATCACAAATTGTTCCGGACATTAAGTTATGGACAAATAAAACAACTGTGTATCATTACAGGTTTTAAAAAAGCAGAAAAAGGGGAGATTATTTATTTCTCTTCTTCTGATTTGCCTCGTATTTTCTTATTGAAGAAAGGAAATATCAAAATTGTTGCAGTCGATGAACAAGGAAATGAAACTATAAAAGATATTATTCAGAAAGGAGATCTGTTTGGTGAACTGACTTTAGAGACTGATAAGGAAGCAAATGAATATGCAAAAGTGCTTTCAGAAGATGTTTCTATTTGTAGTTTTTTAATGTCGGATTTTGAGGATTTATTATTGCGAAATCCGAGTTTAGCACTATCATATACAAAATTTGTTGGGCTGAAGATGAAACGTATCAAAAATAACTACTCCAACTTAATTTCTAAAGATGCCAGAACGAGATTGATTCAGTTCTTAAAAGATTGGGCTGAAAAAGAAGGAGTGAAGGCTGGAAACTTAGTAACAATCGAGAATTATTTAACTCAAAACGATATTGCTCAAATTATCTGTACTTCAAGACAAACGGCAACTCAATTGATTAATGAATTAGAAACAAATAAGCTTTTAATTTACAATCGAAAAGAAATTATAATACAGGATATTACTAAATTATAA
- a CDS encoding acyl-CoA dehydrogenase family protein, with amino-acid sequence MDFNLTEEHLMIQQAARDFAQNELLPGVIERDEKQIFPTEQIKKMGQLGFMGMMVDPKYGGSGLDTTSYVIAMEEISKVDASASVVMSVNNSLVCWGLQAFGTEEQKQKYLPGLASGEIHGAFCLSEPEAGSDATSQKTSGIDMGDHYLVNGTKNWITNGNTASVYIVIVQTHAELKHKGINALIMTKDMPGFSVGPKEQKMGIRGSDTHSLMFSDVKVPKENRIGEDGFGFKFAMKTLAGGRIGIASQALGIASGAYELALKYSKERKAFGTEICNHQAIAFKLADMAVNIEAARHLCMKAAWDKDQHNNYDVSGAMAKLFASQVAMDTAVEAVQIHGGNGYVKEYHVERFMRDAKITQIYEGTSEIQKIVISRAVIAG; translated from the coding sequence ATGGATTTTAATCTTACCGAAGAGCACTTAATGATACAACAAGCCGCTAGAGATTTTGCTCAAAACGAATTATTGCCAGGTGTGATAGAAAGAGACGAAAAGCAAATTTTCCCTACGGAACAAATAAAAAAAATGGGACAACTAGGATTCATGGGAATGATGGTAGATCCTAAATACGGAGGAAGTGGTTTAGATACGACTTCGTACGTAATTGCAATGGAAGAGATTTCGAAAGTTGATGCTTCGGCTTCTGTAGTTATGTCGGTAAATAATTCATTAGTTTGTTGGGGACTTCAAGCTTTTGGTACCGAAGAACAAAAACAAAAATATTTACCAGGATTAGCTTCGGGAGAAATTCACGGTGCTTTTTGCTTAAGCGAGCCAGAAGCAGGAAGTGATGCTACATCACAAAAGACTTCAGGAATTGATATGGGTGACCATTATTTGGTAAACGGTACAAAAAACTGGATTACTAATGGTAACACTGCTTCAGTATATATTGTAATTGTACAAACTCATGCAGAATTGAAGCATAAAGGAATAAATGCTTTAATCATGACTAAAGATATGCCAGGTTTCTCTGTTGGTCCTAAGGAGCAAAAAATGGGAATTCGTGGTTCAGATACGCATTCATTAATGTTTAGTGATGTAAAAGTGCCAAAAGAAAACAGAATCGGTGAAGATGGATTTGGATTTAAGTTTGCTATGAAAACCTTAGCAGGTGGAAGAATCGGAATAGCTTCTCAAGCATTAGGAATAGCTTCTGGAGCTTATGAATTAGCACTTAAATATTCAAAAGAGCGTAAAGCTTTTGGAACTGAAATTTGCAACCACCAAGCAATCGCTTTTAAATTAGCAGATATGGCGGTAAATATTGAAGCAGCCCGTCATCTTTGTATGAAAGCAGCTTGGGATAAAGATCAACATAACAATTACGATGTAAGCGGTGCTATGGCTAAATTATTTGCTTCGCAAGTGGCAATGGATACTGCAGTAGAGGCTGTGCAAATTCATGGTGGAAACGGATACGTAAAAGAATATCATGTAGAACGTTTTATGCGTGATGCAAAAATTACTCAGATTTATGAAGGAACTTCAGAAATTCAAAAAATAGTAATTTCAAGAGCAGTTATTGCTGGATAA
- a CDS encoding chalcone isomerase family protein, translating into MRNYLLLLIVILVLPFSSVTAQKSFNIDGVVVPRTMQFQSKTLSLNGAGGRSKMWLEVYVQALYLSQLSQDPQFIIDSDTEMAIRIEITSSMVSSNKLTKAMNSGFEKSAGDNLEALRPRIEQFKSYLSDEITQKDVFKLIYSPIDSSVWVFKNDILKGKVEGFDFKKALFGIWLSDKPADEKLKNQLLGK; encoded by the coding sequence ATGAGAAATTATTTACTATTACTTATTGTAATTTTAGTGTTACCATTTTCAAGCGTTACAGCTCAAAAATCTTTTAATATTGATGGTGTTGTAGTACCTAGAACAATGCAATTTCAAAGTAAAACCTTATCATTAAATGGTGCTGGTGGTAGATCAAAAATGTGGTTAGAAGTATATGTTCAAGCTTTATATTTATCCCAATTGAGTCAAGATCCCCAATTTATTATTGATAGTGACACCGAAATGGCTATTCGAATCGAAATTACTTCATCAATGGTATCGTCTAACAAATTAACAAAGGCAATGAATAGTGGTTTCGAAAAATCAGCTGGAGACAATTTAGAAGCATTACGTCCCAGAATCGAACAATTTAAAAGTTACTTAAGTGACGAAATAACACAAAAGGATGTTTTTAAACTTATATATTCTCCAATTGATTCGTCTGTATGGGTATTCAAAAATGATATTTTAAAGGGAAAGGTAGAAGGATTTGATTTCAAAAAAGCGCTCTTCGGAATTTGGTTATCTGATAAACCTGCTGATGAAAAATTGAAAAATCAATTATTAGGAAAATAA
- a CDS encoding chalcone isomerase family protein has product MQFATISAQKTFTVESVVLPRTIQFKNTTLSLNGAGGKSKIWLGSCVQSLYLSQLTQDPEYIIDGDIEMAIRIDITSTISPSTKLTKLIYDHFKKSAGNNLELLRSRLEELDNILSGEMRQKDVFKFIYSPIDPTIFVYKNDVLIGEIQGTHFKKAFFGIWLSDEAADKKLKNQLLGK; this is encoded by the coding sequence TTGCAATTCGCAACTATTTCCGCACAAAAAACTTTTACCGTAGAGAGTGTTGTACTACCAAGAACAATCCAATTTAAGAATACAACTTTATCATTGAATGGTGCTGGTGGAAAATCAAAAATCTGGTTAGGATCATGTGTACAATCATTGTATTTATCACAGTTGACTCAAGATCCTGAATATATTATAGATGGTGATATTGAAATGGCAATCCGCATAGATATAACCTCTACGATATCACCTTCAACCAAATTAACAAAACTAATATATGACCATTTTAAAAAATCTGCTGGAAATAATCTTGAACTCTTGAGATCGAGACTAGAAGAATTAGATAATATACTTAGTGGGGAAATGAGACAAAAAGATGTTTTTAAATTTATTTACTCTCCTATTGATCCTACTATATTTGTCTATAAAAACGATGTATTAATAGGGGAAATTCAAGGGACTCATTTCAAAAAAGCCTTTTTCGGAATTTGGCTATCTGACGAAGCTGCTGATAAAAAATTGAAAAATCAATTATTAGGAAAATAA
- a CDS encoding chalcone isomerase family protein produces the protein MKKFLMLLTVISTLQFTNVSAQKTFTVDGVVLPRTIQFQNKTLSLNGGGNRSKLWLNSCVQSLYLSQLTQDADYIRQSDTEMAIRISITSTIEPASKLTKLIYERFEKSAGNNIELLRPRLERFTNLLAGEIKQKDVFKFIYSPVDPAVWVYKNNILKGKIKGKDFKKALFGIWLSDKPADVKLKNQLLGK, from the coding sequence ATGAAAAAATTTTTAATGCTATTGACAGTAATTTCAACTTTACAATTCACCAATGTTTCTGCACAAAAAACTTTTACTGTTGATGGAGTTGTTTTACCAAGGACGATTCAGTTTCAGAACAAAACCTTATCATTAAATGGTGGTGGCAACAGGTCTAAATTATGGTTAAACTCATGTGTTCAATCATTATACTTATCGCAATTAACTCAAGATGCTGATTATATCAGGCAAAGTGACACTGAAATGGCTATTCGTATTAGTATTACTTCCACAATTGAACCAGCAAGTAAACTTACAAAACTTATATACGAACGTTTCGAAAAATCTGCTGGAAATAATATCGAACTCTTAAGACCAAGACTAGAACGGTTTACTAATTTACTAGCTGGTGAAATAAAACAAAAGGATGTTTTTAAATTTATTTATTCTCCAGTAGATCCTGCTGTCTGGGTTTATAAAAACAATATTCTAAAAGGAAAGATTAAAGGAAAAGATTTCAAAAAAGCACTTTTCGGAATATGGTTATCTGATAAACCTGCTGATGTAAAATTAAAAAATCAATTATTAGGTAAATAA
- a CDS encoding chalcone isomerase family protein: protein MKTLFLSLTIIMTLQFSTVSAQKIFNIEGVMVPRTIEFQNKTLSLNGAGGRTAMWSDLYVQALYLSQLSQDAKFILDSDTEMAIRIEITSSMVSSKKLTKAMDDSFRKTAGDNLQSLLPRIEKFKSYLSENITKKDVFKLIYSPYDASIWVYKNNNLKGKIEGTDFKKALFGIWLADKPADEKLKNQLLGK from the coding sequence ATGAAAACTTTATTTCTATCACTTACAATAATAATGACTTTGCAATTTTCAACCGTTTCGGCTCAGAAAATTTTTAATATTGAAGGTGTAATGGTTCCAAGAACAATAGAATTTCAGAACAAAACTTTATCATTAAATGGTGCAGGCGGAAGAACAGCAATGTGGTCAGATTTATATGTACAGGCATTATATCTATCGCAATTAAGTCAAGACGCAAAGTTTATTCTTGATAGTGATACTGAAATGGCAATTAGAATTGAAATCACCTCTTCAATGGTATCTTCTAAAAAGCTAACAAAAGCAATGGATGATAGTTTCCGAAAAACTGCTGGAGATAATTTACAATCATTGCTACCTCGAATTGAAAAATTTAAAAGCTACTTAAGCGAAAACATAACCAAAAAAGATGTTTTTAAACTTATATATTCACCTTATGATGCTTCAATCTGGGTATATAAAAACAATAATTTAAAAGGAAAAATTGAAGGAACAGATTTCAAGAAAGCTCTTTTTGGTATCTGGTTAGCAGACAAACCGGCTGATGAAAAATTAAAAAATCAATTATTAGGTAAATAA
- a CDS encoding Glu/Leu/Phe/Val dehydrogenase dimerization domain-containing protein: protein MKDLLKKFENKEPEIVFNWKDSETEAEGWTVINSLRGGAAGGGTRMRKGLDVNEVLSLAKTMEVKFSVSGPAIGGAKSGINFDPNDPRKKGVLQRWYKAVSPLLKSYYGTGGDLNVDEIHEVIPMTEECGVWHPQEGVFNGHFKPTEADKINRIGQLRQGVIKVIENPKFSPDVTRKYTVADMITGFGVAQAVRHFYATYGGEVKGKKAIVQGFGNVGSAAAFYLADMGVKVIGIIDRDGGLIKEEGFSFDEIKALFLAKDGNKLVADNMIPFEEINEKIWTIGAEIFTPCAASRLVTQNQIDALITNGLEVISCGANVPFADKEIFFGSIMEQVDSKVSLIPDFISNCGMARVFAYFMEKKVQMTDEAIFNDTSEIIKNAIVKAHALNQSKTNISATAFEIALKQLV, encoded by the coding sequence ATGAAAGATTTATTAAAGAAATTTGAAAATAAGGAACCTGAGATCGTATTCAACTGGAAAGATTCTGAAACCGAAGCCGAAGGATGGACAGTAATTAATTCCCTTCGAGGTGGAGCCGCTGGTGGGGGTACTCGAATGCGAAAAGGTTTAGATGTAAACGAAGTTTTATCATTGGCAAAAACAATGGAAGTAAAATTTTCAGTTTCTGGACCTGCGATTGGCGGTGCTAAATCTGGTATCAATTTTGATCCAAATGATCCTAGAAAAAAAGGGGTTTTACAACGTTGGTATAAAGCAGTTTCTCCATTACTAAAAAGTTATTATGGAACTGGTGGTGACTTAAATGTTGATGAAATTCACGAAGTGATTCCAATGACCGAAGAATGTGGTGTTTGGCATCCGCAAGAAGGGGTTTTTAACGGTCACTTTAAACCTACTGAAGCAGATAAAATCAACAGAATTGGTCAATTGCGTCAGGGAGTTATCAAAGTAATCGAAAATCCAAAATTCTCCCCTGATGTAACAAGAAAATATACAGTTGCTGATATGATTACAGGTTTTGGTGTTGCCCAAGCTGTACGTCATTTTTACGCTACTTATGGTGGTGAGGTAAAAGGTAAAAAAGCTATCGTACAAGGATTCGGAAATGTAGGATCTGCTGCTGCTTTTTATTTGGCAGACATGGGAGTTAAAGTAATTGGAATTATCGATAGAGATGGCGGATTAATTAAAGAAGAAGGTTTTTCTTTTGATGAAATCAAAGCATTATTTTTAGCCAAAGATGGTAATAAACTTGTTGCTGATAATATGATTCCATTTGAAGAAATAAATGAAAAAATATGGACAATTGGAGCTGAAATTTTCACTCCTTGTGCAGCTTCTAGATTGGTAACTCAAAATCAAATTGATGCTTTAATTACTAATGGTCTAGAAGTAATTTCTTGTGGTGCAAATGTACCTTTTGCTGACAAAGAAATTTTCTTTGGCTCTATAATGGAACAAGTTGACAGTAAAGTGAGTTTAATTCCTGACTTTATTTCAAACTGTGGAATGGCACGTGTTTTTGCTTACTTCATGGAAAAGAAAGTACAAATGACCGATGAAGCTATTTTTAATGATACTTCAGAAATTATAAAAAATGCAATTGTTAAAGCGCATGCTTTAAACCAATCAAAAACAAATATCAGTGCAACTGCATTTGAAATAGCACTGAAACAATTAGTATAA
- a CDS encoding energy transducer TonB: MAIPTGLISRLLGKASDTFVNAPGSDRKKSIIVTVLLYGLIILLLFFIRFWPPANGINELAGGGGGGGVTVNFGDSDLGSGANYKSEVLDVKNHAKQTPAKSAPEEAILSQENSTEESVVIPEKEKTKKPITVTKPDPKPVVEKPKVSNTTNDALSSILKGSNKGGDGDDKVAGNKGKSNGNLNSNGYYGTGGSGGGTGGGNGTGNGIGTGSGYGSGSGGGSGSGSGGGPGYSLGNRKALSKPAPNYTCNEVGRVVVEVSVDRNGRTISAIAGIKGTTNTAKCLLDQAKIAAMNTKWAASSDAPEKQVGKIIYNFDLN; this comes from the coding sequence ATGGCAATCCCTACTGGCCTAATATCTAGATTACTAGGCAAAGCTAGCGACACGTTTGTAAATGCTCCTGGTTCTGATAGAAAGAAATCAATCATCGTTACTGTGCTTTTGTATGGACTAATCATACTGCTTTTATTCTTCATTCGTTTTTGGCCACCTGCAAATGGTATAAACGAACTAGCTGGAGGCGGAGGTGGCGGTGGCGTTACTGTAAACTTTGGCGATAGCGATTTGGGCTCAGGTGCAAATTACAAAAGTGAAGTTTTGGACGTAAAAAACCATGCTAAACAAACTCCTGCAAAATCAGCTCCCGAAGAAGCCATACTATCACAAGAAAATTCAACTGAAGAAAGTGTTGTAATTCCTGAAAAAGAGAAAACTAAAAAGCCAATAACAGTTACAAAACCTGACCCAAAACCTGTAGTTGAAAAACCAAAAGTTTCAAACACTACTAATGATGCTTTATCGAGTATTTTAAAAGGCTCAAATAAAGGTGGTGACGGAGATGATAAAGTTGCAGGAAACAAAGGAAAATCAAACGGAAACTTGAATTCTAATGGTTATTACGGAACTGGCGGTTCTGGCGGTGGAACTGGTGGCGGAAACGGAACTGGTAATGGCATAGGAACAGGAAGCGGATACGGCTCAGGAAGTGGTGGCGGATCTGGAAGTGGCTCTGGTGGTGGACCAGGGTATTCTCTTGGAAACAGAAAAGCATTATCTAAACCTGCTCCAAACTATACTTGCAATGAAGTTGGAAGAGTAGTTGTAGAAGTTTCTGTAGACAGAAACGGAAGAACGATAAGTGCAATTGCAGGAATTAAAGGAACTACAAATACCGCAAAATGTTTACTAGATCAAGCCAAAATAGCTGCAATGAATACAAAATGGGCTGCAAGTAGCGATGCTCCCGAAAAACAAGTAGGTAAGATCATCTACAATTTCGATTTGAATTAA
- a CDS encoding biopolymer transporter ExbD: protein MSIKRKRRFHAEVATSSLSDIMFFLLLFFLIISTLANPNVIKMTLPKAKANEKTNKQFISLSVTEDKKFFIDKQPVDFEELEATLMSKLGTDKEQTVVVRIPFNLQVQDLVDVLQIGVRNNLKFVIATSPK from the coding sequence ATGTCTATTAAAAGGAAAAGAAGATTTCATGCCGAGGTGGCAACTTCATCGCTAAGTGACATTATGTTTTTCTTGCTTTTGTTTTTCTTGATTATATCGACATTGGCAAATCCTAATGTTATAAAAATGACATTACCAAAAGCCAAAGCAAACGAAAAAACAAACAAACAATTTATAAGTTTATCGGTTACAGAAGATAAAAAATTCTTCATTGATAAACAGCCTGTAGATTTTGAAGAGTTAGAAGCAACGTTAATGTCGAAATTAGGTACAGATAAAGAACAAACAGTAGTGGTAAGGATTCCGTTTAATTTACAAGTACAAGATTTGGTCGATGTACTTCAAATAGGAGTGAGAAACAATCTTAAGTTTGTTATTGCAACAAGTCCCAAGTAA
- a CDS encoding MotA/TolQ/ExbB proton channel family protein, with protein sequence MFSFIQLQADTIANAASNVVIEKIAPNTEISVLGFILKGGVFLIPIAILLFYTFYIIIERYLYISKASKIDNRLMMDVSVNLNSGNLDMARSIVERSDTAAGNILKEGVLVIGRPIAEIESNMDRAADIEIGEMERRLGHLGLIAGIAPTLGFIGTISGVIKIFYSISVTENISIGNISGGLYEKMISSGSGLIVGIIAYSAYHLLNGKIDDFALKIQKQILEFVNIIQRS encoded by the coding sequence ATGTTTAGCTTCATTCAATTACAAGCGGATACCATTGCAAACGCCGCATCTAACGTAGTTATCGAAAAAATTGCACCTAATACAGAGATTTCTGTTTTAGGATTTATTTTAAAAGGAGGGGTCTTCCTTATTCCAATTGCCATCTTATTGTTTTATACTTTTTACATAATAATCGAGCGTTATTTATATATAAGTAAAGCATCTAAAATTGATAATAGATTAATGATGGATGTTAGTGTAAATCTGAATTCTGGTAATTTAGATATGGCTAGAAGTATTGTTGAGAGAAGTGATACTGCAGCAGGTAATATTCTTAAGGAAGGTGTTCTTGTTATAGGTAGGCCAATTGCCGAAATTGAATCGAATATGGATCGTGCAGCCGATATTGAAATAGGGGAGATGGAAAGACGTCTTGGGCATTTAGGTCTTATTGCAGGTATTGCGCCAACTTTAGGTTTTATTGGAACTATTTCAGGGGTTATTAAAATATTTTATAGTATTTCTGTTACTGAGAATATTAGTATTGGTAATATTTCTGGAGGTTTATATGAAAAAATGATTAGTAGTGGTTCAGGATTAATTGTAGGTATTATTGCTTATAGTGCTTACCACCTTTTGAATGGTAAAATTGATGATTTTGCATTGAAAATTCAGAAACAAATACTAGAATTTGTAAATATCATTCAAAGATCATAA